The Candidatus Nanopelagicus abundans genome includes a region encoding these proteins:
- a CDS encoding DUF2017 domain-containing protein, which produces MGEFKGSLQEGDLSVALSNDELHILINLVEQLLELLGERNFTHHYQSDDPFAQLMAASIGNLESRIEQPEDPVLRRLLPDAYADPESAAEFRKYTESSLRLVKQTHLMYLRKQLVFPVDHELPKADIAVTDPTQWLIAINDLRLALAVRLDIKTDSFAEYEKMKDSDRQKPLFAVYFWLGSIQESLISHL; this is translated from the coding sequence ATGGGCGAGTTTAAGGGATCCTTGCAGGAAGGTGATTTATCAGTTGCACTTAGCAATGATGAGCTACATATATTAATTAATCTTGTTGAACAATTACTTGAATTATTGGGAGAACGTAATTTCACTCACCATTACCAATCTGATGATCCATTTGCGCAATTAATGGCTGCATCTATTGGAAATCTTGAATCTAGAATTGAACAACCAGAGGATCCTGTTCTTCGCAGATTATTACCAGACGCTTATGCAGATCCAGAAAGTGCTGCTGAGTTTCGCAAATACACAGAGAGTTCACTTAGGCTAGTAAAACAAACTCATCTAATGTATTTACGGAAGCAGCTGGTTTTTCCAGTAGATCATGAGTTACCTAAGGCAGATATTGCAGTAACTGATCCAACTCAGTGGTTAATTGCAATTAATGATCTGCGCCTTGCCCTTGCGGTTAGGTTAGATATAAAAACAGATAGTTTTGCTGAGTATGAAAAGATGAAAGATAGTGACCGACAAAAACCACTTTTTGCGGTCTATTTCTGGTTAGGTTCAATTCAAGAGAGCTTAATAAGCCACTTATAA
- the clpS gene encoding ATP-dependent Clp protease adapter ClpS: MSSQTQLDEKLDLSKFFDNLWVAIVWDDPVNLMNYVTYVFIKLFNFSKEKAHKLMMQVHTEGKAVVASGTREEMERAVQQLHEHGLWATLQRDDHGRV, translated from the coding sequence ATGAGCTCCCAGACCCAATTGGATGAAAAGTTAGATTTAAGTAAGTTTTTTGACAATCTTTGGGTAGCCATTGTTTGGGATGATCCAGTTAATTTAATGAATTATGTGACTTATGTTTTTATTAAATTATTTAACTTTTCAAAAGAGAAAGCCCATAAATTAATGATGCAGGTCCACACTGAAGGAAAAGCAGTCGTTGCATCAGGCACTAGAGAAGAGATGGAACGGGCAGTTCAACAACTACATGAGCATGGGCTCTGGGCAACATTACAAAGAGATGATCATGGGCGAGTTTAA
- a CDS encoding glycosyl hydrolase family 18 protein — translation MGSRKLLIITTALTFLLSTLSPANANNPPRKILSGWLPDYSLARNLPTVEGNLDLIRDISPFWYGLTGESSIKDKYALGKYTTPKEQVIARLKANGVLLLPTITDDNKKFVLANLLANPTSRSNIVQTIKSLVLKYNYDGIDLDFETFYTQDGRSSWAALKPNWIAFIKELSTALHDQGKLLSVTTPPDFAPETKRAGNWIYSWAEIGPLIDRLRIMAYDFSTTSPGPIGPLPWTEDGVKYAINQMPASKVFLGIPGYGRDWITKVEGVCPKDFTSSVVVGAKAAVVMREAPNLAASNNALPTYNTTNAESTFTYKKTYVDPTNSASFCTASRTVWYPDERSYAARTNLVGKYRLGGIAVWTFGMENTAAITAIRDIAKSIAPDQVIGTLSTDLEEIGYGSTFNLTGTFKLPDKTPVPALNVRFEIKNSSDNNWRTLSAGVTDLAGVIAFPIILGQKSQIRLVSEGSWERTEGKTIEKVISVVPNVSLSLPASIKVATSYTVFGQVLPKVAGIKLVVKQNMKPLGEFITDASGGFSFEIKAATTGLATYQVVISAGEKNTAAISDEITILVR, via the coding sequence ATGGGATCGCGTAAATTATTAATAATTACTACTGCGCTCACTTTTCTGCTCTCAACTCTTTCACCAGCAAATGCTAATAATCCACCAAGAAAAATACTCTCCGGCTGGCTACCTGATTATTCTTTAGCAAGGAATCTGCCAACTGTTGAGGGTAATTTAGATTTAATTAGAGACATCTCACCATTTTGGTATGGCTTAACTGGTGAGAGTTCTATAAAAGATAAGTATGCCCTGGGTAAGTACACCACACCAAAAGAGCAGGTAATCGCCAGATTAAAAGCAAATGGAGTATTACTACTACCAACCATTACTGATGATAATAAAAAGTTCGTTTTAGCAAATCTTCTAGCAAACCCAACTTCAAGAAGTAATATTGTGCAAACAATTAAGTCATTAGTTCTTAAATATAACTATGATGGTATTGATTTAGATTTTGAAACTTTTTATACCCAAGATGGCAGATCAAGTTGGGCAGCACTGAAACCAAATTGGATCGCATTTATTAAAGAGCTTTCAACTGCTCTACATGATCAAGGAAAACTTTTATCAGTTACTACACCACCAGATTTTGCACCTGAAACTAAACGTGCTGGAAATTGGATTTATTCATGGGCAGAAATAGGACCATTAATTGATCGACTCCGAATAATGGCTTATGACTTCTCAACTACATCACCAGGTCCAATTGGGCCGCTGCCATGGACAGAAGATGGCGTTAAGTATGCGATCAATCAAATGCCAGCATCAAAGGTATTTTTAGGAATTCCAGGTTATGGCAGAGACTGGATAACTAAAGTTGAAGGTGTTTGTCCAAAAGATTTCACATCATCAGTTGTAGTTGGCGCTAAAGCTGCAGTTGTAATGAGGGAAGCACCAAATCTTGCTGCAAGTAATAATGCTTTACCTACTTATAACACCACAAATGCTGAATCAACTTTTACTTATAAGAAAACCTATGTAGATCCAACTAACTCAGCTAGTTTCTGCACAGCTTCTCGAACTGTTTGGTATCCAGATGAGCGAAGCTACGCTGCTAGAACTAATTTAGTTGGAAAATACCGCCTAGGCGGAATAGCGGTTTGGACCTTTGGGATGGAAAATACTGCAGCAATTACTGCTATTAGAGATATCGCAAAATCTATTGCACCCGATCAAGTGATTGGAACACTTTCTACAGATCTTGAAGAGATTGGTTATGGCTCAACTTTTAACCTAACTGGCACTTTTAAGCTGCCAGATAAAACCCCAGTACCAGCTCTTAATGTCAGATTTGAGATAAAAAATAGTAGTGATAATAATTGGCGCACATTATCTGCAGGTGTCACTGACTTAGCCGGAGTGATTGCATTTCCAATCATCCTTGGCCAAAAAAGTCAGATCAGATTAGTTTCAGAAGGTAGTTGGGAGCGGACTGAAGGAAAAACTATTGAAAAAGTGATCTCAGTTGTGCCAAATGTTTCCTTATCCCTACCAGCCTCAATCAAAGTCGCCACAAGCTATACCGTTTTTGGCCAAGTCCTGCCTAAGGTTGCTGGTATCAAATTAGTCGTTAAGCAAAATATGAAACCACTTGGTGAATTTATTACCGATGCTAGTGGCGGCTTCTCCTTTGAGATCAAGGCGGCAACCACCGGGCTTGCTACATATCAAGTAGTAATCTCAGCGGGTGAAAAAAATACTGCCGCAATTAGTGATGAGATAACCATTTTAGTTAGATAA
- a CDS encoding DUF3039 domain-containing protein, whose product MGFLDDLRGKSSKGGVLEKESLASTEDGDHERFSHYVDKNKITESAVTGKSVRALCGKKWIPNRDPQKFPICPTCKEIFARLK is encoded by the coding sequence ATGGGTTTCCTAGATGATTTACGCGGTAAATCAAGCAAAGGTGGAGTTCTTGAGAAGGAATCACTCGCAAGCACCGAAGATGGTGATCATGAGCGATTCTCACATTATGTAGATAAGAACAAGATCACTGAATCTGCTGTTACTGGTAAATCAGTTCGTGCTTTGTGTGGAAAGAAATGGATTCCAAACCGTGATCCGCAGAAGTTTCCAATCTGTCCAACATGTAAAGAAATTTTTGCGCGCTTAAAGTAA
- the argF gene encoding ornithine carbamoyltransferase, translating to MSQPLKDLLRTSDLSASDIELLLGTASKFADKPLWAKKTLARKTVAIYMTKSSTRTRLASETAVAHLGGSPIFLRGDDLQIGRGETISDTAKIISGFCSALIVRTFAQSDVDELGKYATIPVINALTDDDHPTQLLADWLTIRENFGKDIKKRKFVYIGDGNNVANAWLIMGATMGAHIVVATPAGKWAPKSSVVDQANKIAKKSGGKIEVITDPKVAAQDASVIYTDVWMSMGDSEADRAEKTSALSSFAVTNDLMRLTTKDSIFMHCLPAHRGEEVAADVIDGPKSVVWRQAFHRRTTIQALLYHLTRGDLKGNK from the coding sequence ATGAGTCAGCCGCTGAAGGACCTTCTACGCACCTCAGATCTTTCTGCATCAGATATTGAGTTGCTGCTAGGAACTGCCAGCAAGTTTGCCGATAAACCGCTTTGGGCTAAAAAAACATTAGCTAGAAAAACAGTTGCTATTTATATGACCAAGTCATCAACTCGAACCAGATTGGCCTCAGAAACTGCCGTAGCACATCTTGGTGGATCACCAATCTTCTTAAGAGGAGATGATCTACAAATTGGTAGAGGTGAAACCATCTCCGATACTGCAAAAATTATTTCAGGATTTTGTAGCGCTTTAATTGTAAGAACTTTTGCGCAATCAGATGTTGATGAGTTAGGTAAATACGCCACTATCCCAGTAATTAACGCACTTACAGATGATGATCATCCAACTCAATTACTTGCCGATTGGTTAACAATTAGGGAAAACTTTGGTAAAGATATAAAAAAACGTAAGTTTGTTTATATTGGAGATGGTAATAATGTTGCAAATGCTTGGTTAATTATGGGTGCCACAATGGGAGCACATATCGTGGTAGCAACTCCGGCTGGCAAATGGGCGCCAAAATCTTCAGTTGTTGATCAAGCAAATAAAATTGCCAAAAAATCTGGTGGCAAAATTGAAGTCATAACTGATCCAAAAGTTGCTGCACAAGATGCCAGTGTTATCTATACCGATGTTTGGATGTCTATGGGAGATTCAGAGGCAGATCGGGCTGAAAAAACTTCCGCTCTTTCATCCTTTGCAGTCACAAATGATTTAATGAGATTGACCACAAAAGATTCAATCTTTATGCACTGCCTACCAGCACATCGTGGTGAAGAGGTAGCTGCTGATGTAATAGATGGGCCAAAATCCGTAGTTTGGCGTCAGGCATTTCACCGCCGAACAACTATTCAAGCCCTGCTATACCATCTAACTAGAGGTGATTTAAAAGGTAATAAATAG
- a CDS encoding Re/Si-specific NAD(P)(+) transhydrogenase subunit alpha: protein MRIAVPREIKSGEKRVALVPDIISKLTKAGLEVVIESGAGVAAQYSDKQFSDAGAQVKSTDVIADADVVLSVQPLNPAQMKALKKGAITISFLSPTGSADSIEAAISAGVTAISLEMVPRISRAQSMDALTSQALCAGYKASLVAAELSPKFFPLLMTAAGTITPAKVVVLGAGVAGLQAIATAKRLGAVVSAYDVRPASADEVKSMGAKFITLELEALEGAGGYAREMTEERANKQRELLTPYISAADVLITTAAVPGRTAPRLVTAAMISHMAPGSVVVDLAAESGGNVEGSVAGEIITTSAGVRIWGAKDVPSQLAFHASMLFSRNVVNLLLLMTKSVDGKPTGVIEPDFSDEIIDSATLTHNGLKREKGK from the coding sequence ATGCGTATTGCCGTTCCAAGAGAAATTAAATCAGGTGAAAAACGTGTGGCGTTAGTCCCTGACATTATTTCCAAACTCACAAAAGCAGGTCTTGAAGTTGTTATTGAATCTGGCGCAGGAGTTGCTGCGCAATATTCAGATAAACAATTTAGTGATGCTGGTGCTCAGGTTAAATCAACTGATGTAATAGCAGATGCTGATGTAGTTCTATCTGTTCAGCCTTTAAATCCTGCGCAGATGAAAGCACTAAAAAAAGGTGCAATTACAATCTCTTTTTTATCCCCAACAGGCTCTGCTGATTCAATTGAGGCTGCCATTTCTGCCGGGGTTACTGCGATTTCACTTGAGATGGTGCCAAGAATTTCTAGAGCGCAATCAATGGATGCCCTTACCTCACAAGCATTATGTGCTGGCTATAAAGCATCTTTAGTTGCCGCTGAGTTATCACCAAAGTTTTTCCCACTACTTATGACTGCAGCTGGCACCATTACTCCAGCAAAAGTAGTTGTATTAGGAGCAGGAGTTGCAGGACTACAAGCAATTGCTACGGCTAAAAGATTAGGCGCAGTTGTATCAGCCTATGATGTTAGACCAGCCTCAGCTGATGAGGTTAAATCAATGGGTGCAAAATTTATTACTTTAGAACTTGAAGCATTAGAAGGTGCTGGTGGTTACGCCAGAGAAATGACTGAAGAGCGTGCTAATAAACAAAGGGAATTACTTACTCCTTATATTTCAGCAGCTGATGTTTTAATTACAACTGCAGCTGTACCAGGGCGAACTGCGCCACGATTAGTAACAGCTGCGATGATTTCTCATATGGCTCCTGGTTCAGTTGTAGTTGATTTAGCTGCCGAAAGTGGTGGAAACGTGGAAGGCTCAGTTGCTGGTGAAATTATTACTACCAGTGCTGGGGTAAGGATCTGGGGCGCAAAAGATGTGCCAAGCCAACTAGCATTTCATGCTTCAATGTTGTTTTCACGAAATGTAGTAAACCTTCTTCTGCTTATGACTAAATCAGTGGACGGTAAACCAACTGGTGTAATTGAACCTGATTTTTCAGATGAGATTATTGATTCTGCAACTCTGACGCATAACGGATTAAAAAGAGAGAAGGGTAAGTAA
- a CDS encoding NAD(P) transhydrogenase subunit alpha — MASELMSNEIALLAIFLLSVFVGFEVVSKVSTTLHTPLMSGANAIHGVILVGAIVVADHAKTNLELGLALAAVILATINMVGGFVVTDRMLQMFKGKPKSKKDSGEGK, encoded by the coding sequence ATGGCCTCTGAATTAATGAGCAATGAAATTGCATTACTTGCAATCTTTTTATTATCTGTCTTCGTTGGATTTGAAGTAGTTTCAAAGGTATCAACAACCTTGCATACCCCACTTATGAGTGGTGCTAATGCAATTCATGGAGTTATTTTAGTTGGCGCGATTGTGGTGGCAGATCACGCAAAGACAAATCTTGAATTAGGACTAGCCCTGGCAGCCGTTATTCTGGCAACAATTAACATGGTGGGCGGCTTTGTTGTAACTGATCGAATGCTGCAAATGTTTAAAGGAAAGCCAAAGTCTAAGAAAGATTCAGGTGAAGGCAAATGA
- a CDS encoding NAD(P)(+) transhydrogenase (Re/Si-specific) subunit beta has protein sequence MSRNLYDLIGLAAGICFILALKGLSSPKSARRGNLIGAVGATVATVIVFFYANEGKALNNQTLILAAIAFGTLVGVPAARKVQMTQMPQLVALFNGVGGGAAALVAIVEYLKLGDTASTAVVIATVFTVIVGCVSFSGSIVTFLKLQEIMTTRPVIFPLGRQIIALTLIGVLVSGGWVISAGGTTPLLVNGLLSLLFGVLFVLPVGGADVPIVISLLNAFTGLTVAASGYVLQTTLLIVAGTLVGASGTILTRLMADAMGRSLFGTLFGAFTAKAQASVGETEARPIKSGSPDDVAILLNYAQRVVIVPGFGLAVAQAQQTVRELADLLASKGVEVAYGIHPVAGRMPGHMNVLLAEANVPYEQLVEMEEINPTFPQTDVVLVVGANDVVNPAAKTTPGCPIYGMPILDVALAGNVIFLKRSMRPGFAGIENELLYETKTTLLFGDAKDSLTKVVSALKAL, from the coding sequence ATGAGCCGTAACCTCTATGACTTAATTGGCCTAGCAGCTGGTATCTGTTTCATTTTAGCTTTAAAAGGTTTGTCCTCACCAAAATCAGCGCGCAGGGGAAATCTAATTGGCGCAGTTGGCGCAACTGTTGCAACAGTAATTGTTTTCTTTTACGCCAATGAAGGTAAAGCATTAAATAATCAAACCTTAATTTTGGCTGCAATTGCTTTTGGTACCTTAGTCGGCGTTCCAGCTGCGCGTAAGGTGCAGATGACTCAGATGCCACAACTAGTAGCACTCTTTAATGGTGTTGGTGGTGGAGCAGCTGCTTTAGTAGCAATTGTTGAGTACTTAAAACTTGGAGATACAGCATCTACAGCAGTTGTTATAGCAACAGTATTTACCGTAATTGTGGGATGTGTATCTTTTTCTGGCTCAATTGTTACCTTCTTAAAATTACAAGAAATAATGACAACACGGCCAGTTATATTTCCACTGGGCCGACAAATAATCGCGCTAACCTTAATTGGCGTATTGGTAAGTGGTGGTTGGGTTATCTCAGCCGGTGGCACTACTCCACTATTAGTAAATGGCTTACTTTCATTATTATTTGGTGTTCTCTTTGTATTACCTGTAGGTGGAGCAGATGTTCCTATTGTTATCTCACTACTTAATGCATTTACTGGTTTAACAGTTGCCGCCTCTGGTTATGTTCTACAAACTACATTGTTGATTGTTGCTGGAACATTAGTTGGTGCCTCAGGCACAATTCTTACCAGATTAATGGCAGATGCCATGGGTAGATCTTTATTTGGAACTTTATTTGGCGCCTTTACCGCTAAAGCTCAAGCTAGTGTTGGTGAAACGGAAGCTCGCCCAATTAAATCTGGCTCACCTGATGATGTAGCAATACTTCTTAATTACGCCCAACGTGTTGTAATTGTGCCCGGTTTTGGATTAGCAGTTGCTCAAGCACAGCAAACGGTAAGAGAGTTAGCAGATTTATTAGCATCAAAAGGTGTTGAAGTTGCTTATGGAATTCACCCAGTTGCAGGTCGTATGCCAGGGCATATGAATGTTTTACTTGCCGAAGCAAATGTTCCATATGAACAATTAGTTGAGATGGAAGAGATTAATCCAACCTTTCCGCAAACAGATGTGGTCTTAGTTGTTGGCGCAAATGATGTAGTTAATCCTGCAGCAAAAACTACTCCTGGATGCCCGATTTATGGAATGCCGATTTTAGATGTTGCGCTAGCTGGAAATGTAATCTTCTTAAAGCGTTCAATGCGACCAGGCTTTGCTGGTATTGAAAATGAACTTTTATATGAGACAAAAACCACACTTTTATTTGGTGATGCAAAAGATTCACTAACAAAAGTAGTTAGTGCATTAAAAGCTTTATAG
- a CDS encoding pirin family protein, whose protein sequence is MPAITVRDITVLPRVVADANLRPRRVKSITTAPQGHEGEGFPVRRAFAGVDLADLDPFIHLDQMGEVEYAPGEPKGTSWHPHRGFETVTYIIDGIFDHYDNHGGGGTISDGDTQWMTAGAGILHIETPPEHLVVSGGLFHGFQLWVNLPAAKKWSPPAYQNLHASDVALLSSGDGGALLRVIAGEVAGFNGPGTTQSPITLVHATLQPGSQLRLPWNPAYNALAYVLNGFGTVGDEKHPIKTGQLVTYRDGDLIVISADLNQESRAPSMDVLILGGLPIKEPVAWMGPFVMNTKAEVLKAFDDFQKGVLGIVPPDWNKANRPLSRDGIGYKLGSDIKGVHGTPDELQETNN, encoded by the coding sequence GTGCCAGCAATAACCGTTCGCGATATCACTGTTCTGCCACGGGTTGTTGCTGATGCTAATTTGCGTCCACGCCGGGTCAAAAGTATTACCACCGCACCTCAAGGTCATGAGGGTGAAGGATTTCCAGTAAGGCGAGCATTTGCTGGTGTTGATTTAGCAGATTTAGATCCATTTATTCACTTAGATCAAATGGGTGAGGTTGAGTACGCACCAGGTGAACCAAAAGGAACTTCTTGGCACCCACATCGTGGATTTGAAACTGTAACTTACATAATCGATGGCATCTTTGATCATTATGACAACCATGGTGGTGGTGGAACTATTTCTGATGGTGACACACAATGGATGACAGCTGGTGCAGGCATATTACATATTGAAACTCCACCAGAACATTTAGTTGTTAGTGGTGGTTTATTTCATGGTTTTCAGCTTTGGGTAAATCTACCTGCTGCGAAAAAATGGTCACCGCCCGCCTATCAAAATTTGCATGCTTCAGATGTTGCACTTTTATCTTCAGGTGATGGTGGCGCTCTTCTTAGAGTTATAGCCGGTGAGGTTGCAGGATTTAATGGTCCTGGAACTACTCAAAGCCCAATCACATTAGTTCATGCAACACTGCAACCAGGTTCTCAATTGCGCTTGCCATGGAATCCTGCATATAACGCACTTGCTTATGTGTTAAATGGCTTTGGAACTGTTGGAGATGAGAAACATCCAATTAAAACTGGCCAACTAGTTACCTACCGCGATGGTGATCTAATTGTTATTTCAGCAGATCTAAACCAAGAGTCTCGTGCACCAAGCATGGATGTATTAATTTTGGGCGGATTACCAATTAAAGAACCAGTGGCTTGGATGGGTCCATTTGTTATGAATACAAAAGCAGAAGTGTTAAAAGCATTTGATGATTTTCAAAAGGGTGTATTAGGTATTGTGCCACCTGATTGGAATAAGGCTAATCGTCCATTAAGTAGAGATGGTATTGGTTATAAACTAGGCTCAGATATTAAGGGTGTACATGGAACCCCTGATGAGCTTCAAGAAACTAATAATTAA
- the ribH gene encoding 6,7-dimethyl-8-ribityllumazine synthase, with protein sequence MAGKSPKQKPLDASKLKVAVVSASWHPEICSALIDGAKRALVANKVKKVTYHEVSGSFELPLAAQKLFDSGVDVVVVLGLVLKGDTPHFDYICEGVTNGIMQVSLSRGKPIGFGVLMCNTLKQARDRAGFTDSKEDKGFDAAIAAINSALNY encoded by the coding sequence ATGGCTGGTAAGTCACCTAAACAAAAACCACTAGATGCGTCTAAGTTAAAAGTTGCAGTAGTTAGCGCTAGTTGGCATCCTGAAATTTGCAGCGCTCTAATTGATGGAGCAAAAAGAGCTTTGGTGGCAAATAAAGTTAAAAAGGTTACTTATCATGAGGTTTCAGGTTCGTTCGAATTACCACTTGCGGCACAAAAACTATTTGATTCCGGAGTTGATGTTGTTGTTGTGCTCGGTCTGGTATTAAAAGGGGATACGCCACATTTTGATTACATTTGCGAGGGTGTCACAAATGGCATCATGCAAGTTTCACTATCGCGAGGTAAACCGATTGGCTTTGGAGTTTTGATGTGTAATACCCTAAAACAAGCTAGAGATCGTGCTGGATTTACTGATAGTAAAGAGGATAAAGGTTTCGATGCTGCAATTGCAGCAATTAACTCAGCGCTTAATTATTAG
- the ribB gene encoding 3,4-dihydroxy-2-butanone-4-phosphate synthase: MSKDLTQILADYREGKMVIVTDHEGRENEADLVMAAEFADQEKIAFMIRYTSGVICVALTEDRARELQLPQMVANNQDKKSTAFTVSVDYKVGLTTGISASERASTIVSLASPTTKSIDLIRPGHIFPLVAHKNLLKSRLGHTEAAVVLSMLTGHQLVGVIAELVNDDGTMMKGAELKAFSENHGIPIVSISDLVNVPLPKITNTESKKLTFEWSQLPLSNGEWKITSSHGSMGHTHAILSFGEITKQKLLVRIHSECLTGDVFASKRCDCGEQLKLSMAEIEKAGSGLVIYLRGHEGRGIGLAEKIRAYKLQDSGVDTVEANVMLGHEPDMRNWEDAVEILKNLGIESVELLTNNPDKVSALANNEISVKQTPIRGSVNPLNKKYLQTKKNMFHHTLGEI; this comes from the coding sequence ATGTCTAAAGATTTAACACAAATATTAGCTGATTATCGTGAAGGTAAAATGGTAATTGTCACAGATCATGAAGGCAGAGAAAATGAGGCTGATTTAGTAATGGCAGCTGAATTTGCTGACCAGGAGAAAATTGCATTCATGATTCGCTATACATCAGGGGTTATTTGTGTAGCACTTACGGAAGATAGGGCGCGAGAATTACAACTTCCGCAAATGGTTGCAAATAATCAAGATAAGAAATCCACTGCTTTTACAGTATCTGTGGACTATAAAGTGGGACTAACGACTGGAATTAGTGCTAGTGAACGAGCAAGCACAATTGTTTCCTTGGCTTCACCAACAACTAAGAGTATTGATTTGATTAGACCTGGCCACATATTTCCATTAGTTGCCCATAAGAACTTACTGAAATCAAGACTTGGCCATACTGAGGCAGCTGTTGTGCTCTCTATGCTTACAGGGCATCAGCTAGTCGGAGTAATTGCCGAACTTGTCAATGATGATGGCACGATGATGAAGGGCGCTGAATTAAAAGCATTTAGTGAGAATCACGGAATACCAATAGTTAGCATCTCAGATTTAGTTAATGTTCCGCTACCGAAAATTACAAATACTGAAAGTAAAAAATTAACTTTTGAGTGGAGTCAATTGCCGCTTTCAAATGGAGAATGGAAAATCACAAGTTCACATGGTTCTATGGGTCACACCCATGCTATTTTATCTTTTGGTGAAATAACTAAGCAGAAGTTACTGGTAAGAATTCATTCAGAATGTTTAACTGGAGATGTATTTGCTTCAAAGCGCTGTGATTGTGGTGAGCAACTAAAACTTTCAATGGCAGAAATCGAAAAAGCTGGAAGTGGATTGGTAATTTATTTACGCGGTCATGAAGGTAGGGGTATTGGACTAGCAGAAAAAATTCGTGCCTATAAACTCCAAGATTCTGGCGTAGATACCGTGGAAGCTAATGTCATGTTGGGGCATGAACCAGATATGCGAAATTGGGAAGATGCGGTTGAGATACTAAAAAATTTAGGTATAGAAAGTGTTGAGTTACTAACTAATAATCCAGATAAGGTTTCAGCTCTGGCAAATAATGAGATAAGTGTTAAACAAACTCCAATCAGAGGTAGTGTTAATCCTTTGAATAAGAAGTATCTGCAAACAAAAAAGAATATGTTTCATCACACGCTAGGAGAGATTTAA
- a CDS encoding riboflavin synthase: MFTGIIQEVGKVKEITRFTDFAQIEIACGQVLSKLNIGDSIAVNGVCLTATKINTVSFEADVMIKTLELTSLGKLSNSDLVNLELAMLASDRFGGHFVQGHVDAVAVVTKTLVTKDWTQIQIKVSPDLLKYIVAQGSICLDGVSLTVGEVAQDLISVWLIPKTLEKTNFADKKIGDVLNVEVDLLAKHVERLMQSKSRDV, from the coding sequence ATGTTTACAGGAATCATTCAAGAAGTTGGAAAAGTTAAAGAAATAACTAGATTTACGGATTTTGCACAAATTGAGATTGCTTGTGGCCAAGTACTAAGTAAGCTAAATATTGGAGATTCAATTGCAGTAAATGGCGTATGTCTTACTGCAACTAAAATAAACACTGTTAGTTTTGAAGCAGATGTGATGATTAAAACCCTGGAATTAACCTCACTTGGTAAGTTAAGTAATAGCGATTTAGTGAACCTAGAATTAGCCATGTTGGCTTCAGATAGATTTGGAGGGCACTTCGTACAAGGCCATGTAGATGCGGTGGCTGTTGTAACTAAAACTCTTGTTACTAAGGATTGGACTCAAATCCAAATAAAAGTTTCACCAGACCTCCTTAAATACATTGTTGCCCAAGGGTCGATATGCCTAGACGGAGTATCGCTAACAGTAGGAGAAGTAGCCCAAGATTTAATTTCAGTCTGGCTAATACCTAAAACTCTTGAAAAAACTAATTTTGCAGATAAGAAAATTGGTGATGTACTAAATGTTGAGGTTGATCTACTAGCTAAGCATGTTGAACGATTAATGCAGAGTAAGAGTAGAGATGTCTAA